Within Winogradskyella helgolandensis, the genomic segment GATAATTCTTATAAAGCATTAGACAGTATGGTAAATCATGTCAAAGGTCTTTTACAAGACTTAAAACTACCATATAGAATTTTAAGATTATGTGGTGGAGATTTAGGATTTACATCTGCTTTAACATACGATTTTGAAGTATTCTCAACAGCACAAGACCGCTGGTTAGAAGTCTCTTCTGTTTCTAATTTTGAAACCTTTCAAGCCAATCGTTTAAAATTACGTTTTAAAAATAGCGAAGGAAAGAATGAATTATGCCACACCTTAAACGGAAGTTCTTTAGCATTACCTCGGGTTTTAGCTGGCATATTAGAAAACTACCAAACAGAAGATGGTATTAAAATACCTGAAGTTTTAGTGCCGTATACAGGATTTGACATGATTTCTTAGAACAGCGTAAAATCACTTATTTCATTCTAATTGTTAAAATTTAATGTATTATATCGATTATTATAGCCTTTCTTCTTTTTATTCGTTGATTTTTTAGAGATTAGTAATCCCAGATTAAAACAACTTAATTATGAAGAATTTAAAACGAATCGTATTACTGGTTTCACTGATTGCTTTGGTAAGTAAAGTTTTATTTTAACTACCGAAATGCTTTTAAACTTTTAGTTGAAAAGTTATAAATTACTTCAATAATTAGTAATATATACAACAAACTTAGTCAAGATAATTGAATCATATTTTACATAAATAATGGTTAATAGCACATTTATTTTGCTGGTAATTTGCCTAAACTTTCGTTTAGGCATTTTTTTTATACTTTTTTTCACAACATCTACTTGGCGCATTTGTTATATTTACACTTACAGTGACTTTTAGACATACTCCAAAACAGACATGCAACAACGTTTCTTCATCATACTTTTTATATTTATAAGCTTTTATGGTTTCGCTCAAAACAGTGAAGAACAAGCAGAAATTTATTATAAAAAAGCGGAGTTTAAAAAAGCAGAGTTAATTTATAAAAATCTACTAAAAGAAAAACCTCTCAATTACAACTATATTTATAAGCTTGTTGACATCTATCAGCAATTAGAACAGTATGATGACGCTGAAAATATTCTTACACAACGCTTATCTATTAGAAGAAATCCGGAATTGGTTGTTGTGTTGGGTTATAACTTTCAGCTTAAAGATAGTATTGCAACGGCAAATAAACTTTATGATGAAGCTATAGCATTTGTTGATGATAAGCCCAACTATATTTATATAATCGCCAAAAAATTTGAAGATTACTCGCTATCAGATCAAGCTATTCGCATATATGAAAAAGGCAAAACTCTAACACCAGATAGAAACTACAGTATTCAATTGGCACGTATTTATGGCGATCAAGGCAATGTAGAACAAATGTTTGTAAACTACGTAGATTATATTCACTACAAACCTAATCACCTCAATAATGTTAAGCGATCTATCAGTGATTTTATTTCAGAAAATAAGGATAACGAAAACAACATCCATTTACGACGACTGCTTTTAAAAAAAATTCAGCAAAATCCAGAAACCTATTGGTATGAAATGTTAAGTTGGTTGTATGTTCAAGAAAAAGCCTATAACAAATCTTTCATTCAAGAAAAAGCACTTTACAAACGTAACCCAGAAAGTTTAGATCGCTTAATAGAATTGGCTGTCACGGCTCAAAAGGACAATGATGATGACACTGCAAAATCTATTTTCAATTACATACTTGAAATTACGCAAGACCCAAGTACGGCTTTAACGGCTCATCAGTACATTTTAGAAATCGACACTAAAAATGCTGACGATAAAATGCTAAAACAGATTGATGCCACTTACAATAACCTGTTTAAAACGTTTGGGAAATCTGAATTAACCTTACCGCTACAATTAGCCTATGGTAAATTTTTAGCCTTTAACCAAAAAGACACAGAAGCAGCCACAACATTTTTAAAGAAAAGTTTAAAGCTTAATGTTTCTAAGTTTCAAGAAGCGAAAGTAAAATTACTATTGGCTGATATTTTGGTGCTTCAAGAAAAATTTAATGAAGCTTTAATTTTCTATTCTCAGATTCAAGCCAACCTAAAAAATAGCACTATTGCTCAAGAAGCACGATTTAAAGTCGCAAAAACAAGTTATTACAAAGGTGATTTTGATTGGGCAGAATCGCAACTTAAAATTCTAAAATCATCAACATCACAATTAATTGCAAATGATGCTTTAGACTTAAAATTATTAATTTCGGATAATAAATATGAAGACAGTACGCAAACCGCATTAAAATACTATGCGAAAGCTGATTTATTTTCGTTTCAGAATAAAATTGACGATGCCATTTCTCTTTTAGACAAAATTTTAGAAGAGCACAAAGGAGAAAGTATCACAGACCAAGCTTTATATCAACAGGCAAAGCTCTATGAAAAGAAAAAACAATACACTAAGGCTGAAGCTAACTACCAAGTCATCATCAAAGATTACGGAGAGGATATTTTAATAGATGATACACTCTACTATTTAGCTGAACTTTATAACAACCACCTAGCAAAACCCGAAGAAGCCAAGCTACTCTACGAAAAAATAATATTTGAGCACCAAGACAGTATTTATTTTATTGAAGCTCGTAAGAAGTTTAGGATGTTGCGTGGTGATAGTATTAATTAGTTTTTTTGAAAAGAATTATAATAATGAATGATAAAAGCAAAAGTACATTTAGATCAGTTGTGATGTTAGTAGCTCTTCTTACAGCAAGTTTAAGCATTGTATTTGAATTACACCCTAAGATATTTAGTGGGCTAGGAATGTCTATTCTCAGTGGAATGTGTTTTATAGCCTTATCTATATCGTTTATTAACGATTAAAATTATAAACAACTTAATAATCGCTTTCATATTTATATTTTTGTGACTAACAACTCTATCCATATAATTAATACAAATTAAATGATCATATACAACGTTACCCTTAACATCGATAAAAGTATTTCCAAAGAATGGTTAGAATGGATAAAAGAGCACATTCCGCAAGTCTTAGCAACTGGTCATTTTAAAGAAGCTAAATTAACCAAAGTTTTGGTAGATGATGACGAAGCAGACACCTACTCTGTGCAATATAGAGCACATTCTAGAGAAGCTTTAAACTCATATTATGATGAGCATGCAGAGCGTTTAAAACAAGATGGATTACAACGATTTGGAGATAAAGTATTATCCTTTAGAACAGAATTGGAAGTTGTAGATGAGTATTCGGTAACGATAAATTAAGGTTTCTATTGCAATTCAGCCATTCTCAATCTCTCACAACGTATCTTTGCATTACTACTAATTAAAAACCGTCCTGTATTCGTGGCAAATCAACACCAAGTTAAAGCAAAAAAACATTTAGGTCAGCATTTCTTAGAAGATGAATCCATTGCACAAGATATTGCAGATAGCTTATCTTTTAAAGGCTACGATCATGTTTTAGAAATTGGACCAGGTATGGGAGTGCTTACCAAGTATCTTCTAAAAAAAGACACTACGCTTCATGTTATTGAAATAGACACAGAATCGGTTGATTATTTAAAAAACAACTATCTAAATCTTGCGGATAGAATCATAGAAAAAGACTTCTTAAAATATGACTTAAATCTTGTTTTTGAAGATAAACCTTATGCTATCATTGGTAATTTTCCATATAACATTTCGTCTCAAATATTGTTTAAGACCATAGAGCAAAGACATCAAATTCCTGAATTTTCTGGCATGTTTCAAAAGGAAGTCGCTATGCGAATTTGTTCTAAAGAAGGTTCCAAAGTTTACGGTATATTATCGGTTTTAACCCAAGCATTTTACGATGCAGAATATTTGTTTACTGTTCCTCCAACCGTTTTTAACCCACCACCCAAAGTAGATTCGGGTGTGTTATTATTAAAACGAAAAGAAAATTTTACATTACCATGCGACGAAAAATTATTCTTTAGAGTTGTAAAAACAGGTTTTCAACAACGAAGAAAAACATTACGAAACAGTTTAAAAACCTTCAATCTGTCGGATAATTTAAAAGCAAATACTATATTTGGGCAACGACCAGAGCAGCTAAGTGTTTCACAGTTTATAGAGCTTACGTCGTTAATTGAAAATGACGAAAACTAATTTTATCTGCTGTCACTCACAACGCAGTTGAAATACATTTTAAAGTAAAAGCGTATTAAAAATCAAGTGGAAGAGATCCAAGACAACATACAATTTCAGTTAACTGATGAACTTATTGAAAAGGTAGAAGTTCTTGTCGAAGAAGAAAACGACAAAGATTTAAAAGCCTTATTAAATGAGTATCACCATGCAGATATTGCCGAAATTATAGATGACTTAGATAATGATGATGCTGTTTATGTCATAAAACTTCTCGACTCTGAAATGACCTCAGAAATCCTGATGGAACTCGATGAGGATATCCGAGAAAAAATACTTAAAAATCTATCTACTAAAGAAATTGCCGAAGAGGTTGAAGAATTAGATACCGATGATGCGGCAGATATGATTGCCGAGCTTCCAGAAAAACGGCAAGCCGAAGTTATTGCGTACATAGAAGACCACGAACACAGGGACGAAATTCAAGAACTTTTAGCCTATGACGAGGATACAGCAGGTGGACTTATGGCAAAGGAGTTAGTGAAAGTTTATGAAACCTGGACAGTTGCCGGTTGTTTACGCAGAATTAGAGGGCAAGCAAAAGATGTAACAAGAGTACATTCCGTTTATGTTGTAGATAAGCAAGATAAACTCATTGGTAGATTGTCCTTAAAGGATTTAATCATTTCTAAAAGCGACACAAAAATCGCGGATATAGCTAAAGACAATGTAGATTGGGCACACGTTAATGACGATGTAGAAGATGTAGCAAAAGTAATGGCGAAATATGATTTGGAAGCCATTCCTGTAGTTAATGATGACCAAATTCTTGTAGGAAGAATTACCATTGATGATATTATAGATGTTATCCGAGAAGAAGCTGATAAAGATTACCAATTAGCCGCTGGTATTTCACAAGATGTTGAGGCCGATGATAGTATACTAAAATTGACCAAAGCAAGACTACCTTGGTTGTTTATTGGCATGTTTGGAGGTCTTGGTGCTGCCAGTATTATAGAACAGTTTAATGATAATATGGGCAATTTTATAGTGTTGCTCAGTTTTGTACCATTAATTCAAGCAACTGCCGGAAATGTTGGTGTACAATCGTCTGCTATTGTCGTTCAAGGTATCGCCAATGGGACTATTGACGGTAAAATTCTAAAACGATTATTCAAAGAATTTTTATTAGGATTAGTAAATGGAGTTGCTATTTCACTTGTTGCCATTCTTATTACACATTTTATTTTCGGAACACCGTACATCGTATCCATAACTATAAGTATTGCATTAATTGCTGTAATTGTAATGGCTGCTCTTATAGGCACCTTTATTCCTATTTTTCTAGATAAAAGAGGAATCGATCCTGCCGTTGCAACCGGACCTTTTATAACCACAAGTAATGACGTTTTTGGAATATTAATTTACTTTCTAATTGCTAAATTAATTCTTGGTATTTAAAACTATTTGGGCGTTACCACAAGGGTCGCGCTTTCCGTTGCAATCTTTTACAAAAAAGCAAAAGGATGTTCACTTCAATCGCTAACGCATTCACGATTTCTTTCTAAATAAAATCTATGAGTAATCGCTAACGCAAAACTTTGTAACTTTACTTCAACATATTGTAAGACCTAGCAGGTTTCAAAAAACGAGCAGGTCTAAACTTAAAAAAGATACCTGCTTTCGTAGGCATTACCATGAAAATACTACACCTAGATTCTAACCACCCTTTACTTCTAAATCAACTTAACGAATTAGGATTCACCAATCATGAAGATTACAAGTCTTCAAAATCTGAAATTGAAGCTAAAATTTCTAAATATGATGGCATAATTATCCGAAGTCGATTTAGCATTGACAAATCATTTTTAGATGCCGCCAAAAACCTAAAATTTATCGGGAGAGTTGGTGCAGGCTTAGAAAATATAGATTGTGATTATGCGGAAACAAAAGGTATTTATCTCATTTCTGCACCAGAAGGTAACCGAAACGCCGTTGGCGAACATAGTTTAGGCATGTTGTTATCACTTTTCAATAAACTCAATAAAGCAGATAAAGAAGTCAGACAAGGTAAATGGTTACGTGAAGAGAACCGTGGATTAGAGTTAGATGGAAAAACCGTAGGAATCATTGGTTACGGAAACATGGGAAAAGCATTTGCTAAAAAATTAAAAGGTTTTGATGTAGAGGTTTTATGCTATGACATAAAAACAGATGTT encodes:
- the rsmA gene encoding 16S rRNA (adenine(1518)-N(6)/adenine(1519)-N(6))-dimethyltransferase RsmA, yielding MANQHQVKAKKHLGQHFLEDESIAQDIADSLSFKGYDHVLEIGPGMGVLTKYLLKKDTTLHVIEIDTESVDYLKNNYLNLADRIIEKDFLKYDLNLVFEDKPYAIIGNFPYNISSQILFKTIEQRHQIPEFSGMFQKEVAMRICSKEGSKVYGILSVLTQAFYDAEYLFTVPPTVFNPPPKVDSGVLLLKRKENFTLPCDEKLFFRVVKTGFQQRRKTLRNSLKTFNLSDNLKANTIFGQRPEQLSVSQFIELTSLIENDEN
- a CDS encoding 2-hydroxyacid dehydrogenase, producing the protein MKILHLDSNHPLLLNQLNELGFTNHEDYKSSKSEIEAKISKYDGIIIRSRFSIDKSFLDAAKNLKFIGRVGAGLENIDCDYAETKGIYLISAPEGNRNAVGEHSLGMLLSLFNKLNKADKEVRQGKWLREENRGLELDGKTVGIIGYGNMGKAFAKKLKGFDVEVLCYDIKTDVGDANAKQVILEELKAKADVLSLHIPQTDLTLNMINSDFINGFKKPFWLINTARGKSVVTQDLVSALKSGKILGAGLDVLEYEKSSFENLFTSNDMPEAFKYLIASENVLLSPHVAGWTVESNIKLSQTIVDKIKVKFN
- a CDS encoding tetratricopeptide repeat protein; the protein is MQQRFFIILFIFISFYGFAQNSEEQAEIYYKKAEFKKAELIYKNLLKEKPLNYNYIYKLVDIYQQLEQYDDAENILTQRLSIRRNPELVVVLGYNFQLKDSIATANKLYDEAIAFVDDKPNYIYIIAKKFEDYSLSDQAIRIYEKGKTLTPDRNYSIQLARIYGDQGNVEQMFVNYVDYIHYKPNHLNNVKRSISDFISENKDNENNIHLRRLLLKKIQQNPETYWYEMLSWLYVQEKAYNKSFIQEKALYKRNPESLDRLIELAVTAQKDNDDDTAKSIFNYILEITQDPSTALTAHQYILEIDTKNADDKMLKQIDATYNNLFKTFGKSELTLPLQLAYGKFLAFNQKDTEAATTFLKKSLKLNVSKFQEAKVKLLLADILVLQEKFNEALIFYSQIQANLKNSTIAQEARFKVAKTSYYKGDFDWAESQLKILKSSTSQLIANDALDLKLLISDNKYEDSTQTALKYYAKADLFSFQNKIDDAISLLDKILEEHKGESITDQALYQQAKLYEKKKQYTKAEANYQVIIKDYGEDILIDDTLYYLAELYNNHLAKPEEAKLLYEKIIFEHQDSIYFIEARKKFRMLRGDSIN
- a CDS encoding DUF4286 family protein, translating into MIIYNVTLNIDKSISKEWLEWIKEHIPQVLATGHFKEAKLTKVLVDDDEADTYSVQYRAHSREALNSYYDEHAERLKQDGLQRFGDKVLSFRTELEVVDEYSVTIN
- the mgtE gene encoding magnesium transporter, whose product is MEEIQDNIQFQLTDELIEKVEVLVEEENDKDLKALLNEYHHADIAEIIDDLDNDDAVYVIKLLDSEMTSEILMELDEDIREKILKNLSTKEIAEEVEELDTDDAADMIAELPEKRQAEVIAYIEDHEHRDEIQELLAYDEDTAGGLMAKELVKVYETWTVAGCLRRIRGQAKDVTRVHSVYVVDKQDKLIGRLSLKDLIISKSDTKIADIAKDNVDWAHVNDDVEDVAKVMAKYDLEAIPVVNDDQILVGRITIDDIIDVIREEADKDYQLAAGISQDVEADDSILKLTKARLPWLFIGMFGGLGAASIIEQFNDNMGNFIVLLSFVPLIQATAGNVGVQSSAIVVQGIANGTIDGKILKRLFKEFLLGLVNGVAISLVAILITHFIFGTPYIVSITISIALIAVIVMAALIGTFIPIFLDKRGIDPAVATGPFITTSNDVFGILIYFLIAKLILGI